One stretch of Halobaculum marinum DNA includes these proteins:
- a CDS encoding ABC transporter permease, with translation MKIGPLSISPRTIRNLRKEFRSSGLARIGVVLVVLVLLAAVFAPMIAPHNPRTQNLDQAQLPPLGFTDTEQQTRSEMVNGSIETVTENVTVNATTKYPMGTNSLGQDILSRAIYGARTSLLVGFFGTLLAALLGVTVGLTAGYYRGRVDDALMRTADVSLAFPSLVLAIALIGLFSRFQASVAIKVTDPLVATGFAGWFRELVGLPTPMPETFVLPTVVILVVGFVNWVWFARIARGEALSIREEEYVKAARALGGSDTRIVFRHVLPNAITPILVLATIQVAAIILLESALSFLGFSGTTLSWGFDIAQGRDYLSSSWWIATVPGLAIVLSVIGINLVGDWLRDALDPGIEGEGGL, from the coding sequence ATGAAGATCGGCCCGCTGTCGATCTCACCGCGGACGATCCGCAACCTCCGCAAGGAGTTCCGCTCGTCGGGGCTGGCCCGGATCGGCGTCGTGCTGGTCGTGCTCGTGCTGTTGGCGGCGGTGTTCGCGCCGATGATCGCGCCGCACAACCCCCGAACCCAGAACCTCGACCAGGCACAACTGCCGCCGCTGGGGTTCACCGACACCGAACAGCAGACCCGCTCGGAGATGGTCAACGGCAGCATCGAGACCGTCACCGAGAACGTGACCGTGAACGCGACGACGAAGTACCCGATGGGAACCAACTCGTTGGGGCAGGACATCCTCTCGCGGGCCATCTACGGCGCGCGAACGTCGCTGCTCGTCGGGTTCTTCGGGACGCTGTTGGCGGCGCTGTTGGGCGTCACCGTCGGCCTCACCGCGGGCTACTACCGCGGTCGCGTCGACGACGCGCTGATGCGCACGGCCGACGTGTCGCTGGCGTTCCCGTCGCTGGTGCTGGCGATCGCACTGATCGGGCTGTTCAGCAGGTTCCAAGCGAGCGTGGCCATCAAGGTCACCGATCCGCTGGTGGCGACCGGGTTCGCGGGGTGGTTCCGCGAGTTGGTCGGCCTGCCGACGCCGATGCCCGAGACGTTCGTGTTGCCGACGGTCGTCATCTTGGTCGTCGGCTTCGTCAACTGGGTGTGGTTCGCCCGCATCGCGCGCGGCGAGGCGCTCTCGATCCGCGAGGAGGAGTACGTGAAGGCCGCCCGCGCACTGGGTGGCAGCGACACCCGGATCGTGTTCCGGCACGTCCTGCCCAACGCCATCACGCCCATCCTCGTGCTCGCGACCATCCAGGTGGCCGCGATCATCCTGCTGGAATCTGCGCTGTCGTTCCTCGGCTTCTCGGGGACGACGCTCTCGTGGGGATTCGACATTGCCCAAGGACGTGACTACCTCTCGTCGTCGTGGTGGATCGCTACCGTGCCCGGCCTCGCCATCGTGCTGTCGGTCATCGGCATCAACCTCGTGGGGGACTGGCTCCGCGACGCGCTCGATCCGGGTATCGAGGGCGAGGGGGGACTGTAG